One window of Carassius auratus strain Wakin chromosome 17, ASM336829v1, whole genome shotgun sequence genomic DNA carries:
- the slc16a12a gene encoding monocarboxylate transporter 12-B — protein MKRGSILSSRSLEMSEKTPHSAAAPDGGWGWMIVAGCFLTTVCTRAVTRCVSIFFVEFQSYFSRDYSATAWIHSLLDCTTMLCAPLGSYIGNRLSSRVAIMFGGLLSTAGLLLSSLATSVEFLYLTMGVLTGVGFALSYTSAIAMVGSYFCERKALAYGIAMSGSGIGTFILAPAVQLLIEFFSWRGALLILGGLVSHLCVCGALMRPLESQSGRRKEMDLEGGKKVDCLNVKLADAGHSMEVSVQEQRLVEVKHTYMTKRGENEHAESMQNDGKEWMESEPSDAKQTHSNVEINLRQEDSEDSENVIRSTDEWDKESKPKCSYTDISVPALVQSSDLDCLTTNQEDTTIPESNTNHSTLALSKVANTKLLKDSSDNVWSIIRKTVLREYSFLLIPDFLLLLVSFLFLAYGCSVPFVYLVPYSLSAGVSPQQAALLMSILGVSGIVGTITFGWIADRKCLRPYRVVSYMLAVGSEGLSCLFLPLLNGFSLLVPFSLIYGYFDGAYVALIPVVTSDTVSSTHLTSALGVVYFLHAIPYLISPPIGGWLVDQTGSYTATFFLGGVALICSAVILAAVRVIIRCTRGSYCIN, from the exons aTGAAGAGAGGAAGCATCTTGTCCAGCAGAAGTCTAGAGATGAGTGAAAAAACTCCACATTCAGCGGCCGCTCCTGATGGCGGATGGGGCTGGATGATCGTAGCCGGTTGTTTCCTCACCACTGTTTGCACACGTGCAGTCACTAG GTGTGTTTCCATCTTTTTTGTGGAATTCCAGTCATACTTTTCCAGAGATTATTCTGCAACTGCATGGATACACTCTCTGTTGGACTGCACCACAATGTTGTGTG CTCCATTGGGCAGTTATATAGGGAACCGCCTCTCTTCTCGTGTAGCTATCATGTTTGGTGGGCTTCTTTCCACTGCCGGCCTGCTGCTCAGCTCACTGGCCACCAGTGTGGAGTTCCTGTATCTCACAATGGGTGTTCTTACAG GTGTGGGATTTGCTCTCAGCTACACTTCTGCAATAGCCATGGTGGGTTCTTACTTCTGCGAGAGAAAAGCGCTGGCTTACGGGATCGCCATGTCTGGCAGCGGCATCGGAACCTTCATACTAGCACCTGCTGTCCAACTCCTCATTGAGTTCTTCTCCTGGAGGGGTGCGCTGCTCATTCTGGGGGGTTTGGTGTCCCACTTGTGTGTCTGTGGAGCACTTATGAGGCCTTTGGAAAGTCAAAGCGGGAGACGGAAAGAGATGGACTTGGAGGGTGGCAAAAAGGTTGATTGCCTAAATGTTAAACTTGCTGATGCAGGGCACAGTATGGAGGTTAGTGTACAGGAACAGAGATTGGTGGAGGTAAAACATACGTATATGACAAAGAGAGGGGAAAATGAACATGCTGAGAGTATGCAGAATGATGGAAAAGAATGGATGGAATCAGAGCCTTCTGATGCCAAGCAAACACACTCCAATGTGGAAATAAACCTTAGACAGGAAGACTCAGAGGACTCAGAGAACGTGATCAGAAGCACAGATGAATGGGACAAAGAATCAAAGCCAAAGTGCTCATATACCGACATCTCAGTCCCAGCTTTAGTACAATCAAGTGACTTGGACTGTTTGACAACCAACCAAGAGGACACAACTATCCCAGAATCAAACACTAACCACAGTACTTTGGCACTGTCAAAAGTGGCAAACACAAAATTACTGAAGGATTCCAGTGACAATGTATGGTCTATCATAAGGAAAACAGTATTGAGAGAATATTCGTTCCTGCTGATACCAGACTTCTTATTGCTGTTGGTGTCCTTCCTGTTCCTTGCATATGGTTGCAGTGTGCCATTTGTGTATCTTGTGCCATATTCCCTGAGTGCAGGTGTCAGTCCACAACAGGCAGCATTACTCATGTCCATACTTGGAGTGTCAGGGATTGTCGGAACTATCACTTTTGGATGGATTGCAGATAGAAA gtgTTTGAGGCCGTATAGGGTGGTGAGTTACATGCTGGCTGTGGGGTCAGAAGGGCTGAGTTGTCTCTTTCTGCCTCTGCTGAATGGTTTTTCCCTGCTCGTCCCCTTTTCTCTCATCTACGGCTACTTTGATGGAGCTTATGTGGCACTTATTCCTGTGGTGACCTCTGACACCGTCAGCTCCACCCACCTGACCTCGGCTCTGGGAGTTGTTTACTTTCTTCATGCCATCCCCTACCTCATCAGCCCACCTATTGGAG GTTGGCTAGTGGATCAGACAGGCTCCTACACAGCTACATTCTTCCTCGGTGGAGTCGCTCTGATCTGCAGTGCTGTGATTCTGGCTGCTGTGAGAGTTATCATCCGTTGCACTAGAGGGAGCTATTGCATAAACTGA